Proteins co-encoded in one Oreochromis aureus strain Israel breed Guangdong linkage group 3, ZZ_aureus, whole genome shotgun sequence genomic window:
- the LOC116312707 gene encoding low affinity immunoglobulin gamma Fc region receptor II-like isoform X4, with amino-acid sequence MEETLSGIMSGKQTSWLSPGASVTLNCEVEHPSAGWSFYWYKAVPDLSEKSSSYELLPDGSRTAQDSYIIHGQTHTAGYVCRAGRGDPEYHTDHSQPKFVWSADVHSAASLTVSPDRVQHFTSDSVSLTCEGNFTEWRVRKFSEDGRLYSDCRRMTGSTCNINTSKSDTAVYWCESGSGEFSSAVNITVQNDGNGPILVSPVHPVTEGASVSLSCSLRTQKILSNVFFYHNDKLIQNDPRGELKISAVSKSDEGFYKCQYSGRESAQSWMSVKVTVSGADGSSSPVWLIVGLVCGVSLIIILLLLLYRCRRTNSAVNEQTFNQHHQQPVYSSLLAGDRCVYEIIRRSENSDNGRGGSILNREATSSSLSGGTPRLPHTSPQI; translated from the exons ATGGAGGAGACACTGAGTGGGATTATGAGTGGGAAACAAACATCATGGCTGAGTCCTGGAGCCTCAGTAACTCTGAACTGTGAGGTTGAACATCCGTCTGCAGGATGGAGCTTCTACTGGTATAAAGCTGTTCCTGATCTATCAGAGAAATCCTCCAGTTATGAGCTGCTACCTGATGGCAGTCGGACTGCACAGGACTCCTACATCATtcatggacagacacacacagcaggatatgtgtgcagagctggaagaggagacccagagtatcacactgatcacagtcagccaaagtttgtctggtctgcag ATGTTCATTCAGCAGCGTCTCTCACAGTGAGTCCTGACAGAGTGCAACACTTCACCTCTGACTCTGTCTCACTGACCTGTGAGGGAAACTTCACTGAGTGGAGAGTGAGGAAGTTCTCTGAGGACGGCCGACTGTACTCTGACTGTAGGAGAATGACTGGATCCACATGTAACATCAACACATCAAAGTCAGATACTGCagtgtactggtgtgagtctggatcaggagagttcagcagtgcagtcaacatcactgtacaGA ATGATGGTAATGGTCCTATCCTGGTGAGTCCTGTTCATCCTGTGACTGAGGGAGCTTCTgttagtctgagctgcagtttgagaacacaaaaaatactttccaatgtgtttttctatcacaaTGACAAACTTATTCAAAATGATCCCCGAGGGGAGCTGAAGATCTCTGCAGTGTCAAAGTCTGATGAAGGTTtctacaagtgtcagtactcaggaagagagtcagcacagagctggatgTCAGTTAAAG TAACTGTGTCAGGAGCTGACGGCTCTTCATCTCCTGTGTGGTTGATTGTTGGACTGGTTTGTGGAGTCTCTCTCATTATTATTCTCCTGCTCTTGTTGTATCGCTGCAGAAGAACCAACA gtGCTGTTAATGAGCAGACGTTCAATCAACATCATCAGCAGCCAGTGTACTCCTCTCTTCTTGCTG gtgatcGTTGTGTCTATGAGATAATCAGAAGATCTGAAAACTCTGACAATG GTCGTGGGGGCAGCATCCTAAACAGAGAGGCCacatcctccagcttgtctgggggaacaccaaggcttCCCCATACCAGCCCACAGATATAA
- the LOC116312707 gene encoding obscurin-like isoform X3: MEETLSGIMSGKQTSWLSPGASVTLNCEVEHPSAGWSFYWYKAVPDLSEKSSSYELLPDGSRTAQDSYIIHGQTHTAGYVCRAGRGDPEYHTDHSQPKFVWSADVHSAASLTVSPDRVQHFTSDSVSLTCEGNFTEWRVRKFSEDGRLYSDCRRMTGSTCNINTSKSDTAVYWCESGSGEFSSAVNITVQNDGNGPILVSPVHPVTEGASVSLSCSLRTQKILSNVFFYHNDKLIQNDPRGELKISAVSKSDEGFYKCQYSGRESAQSWMSVKVTVSGADGSSSPVWLIVGLVCGVSLIIILLLLLYRCRRTNSAVNEQTFNQHHQQPVYSSLLAGDRCVYEIIRRSENSDNGPAEDVYANVASVIQLKVINKTRQRGDPEESSDYNDVNPNSATALKS; the protein is encoded by the exons ATGGAGGAGACACTGAGTGGGATTATGAGTGGGAAACAAACATCATGGCTGAGTCCTGGAGCCTCAGTAACTCTGAACTGTGAGGTTGAACATCCGTCTGCAGGATGGAGCTTCTACTGGTATAAAGCTGTTCCTGATCTATCAGAGAAATCCTCCAGTTATGAGCTGCTACCTGATGGCAGTCGGACTGCACAGGACTCCTACATCATtcatggacagacacacacagcaggatatgtgtgcagagctggaagaggagacccagagtatcacactgatcacagtcagccaaagtttgtctggtctgcag ATGTTCATTCAGCAGCGTCTCTCACAGTGAGTCCTGACAGAGTGCAACACTTCACCTCTGACTCTGTCTCACTGACCTGTGAGGGAAACTTCACTGAGTGGAGAGTGAGGAAGTTCTCTGAGGACGGCCGACTGTACTCTGACTGTAGGAGAATGACTGGATCCACATGTAACATCAACACATCAAAGTCAGATACTGCagtgtactggtgtgagtctggatcaggagagttcagcagtgcagtcaacatcactgtacaGA ATGATGGTAATGGTCCTATCCTGGTGAGTCCTGTTCATCCTGTGACTGAGGGAGCTTCTgttagtctgagctgcagtttgagaacacaaaaaatactttccaatgtgtttttctatcacaaTGACAAACTTATTCAAAATGATCCCCGAGGGGAGCTGAAGATCTCTGCAGTGTCAAAGTCTGATGAAGGTTtctacaagtgtcagtactcaggaagagagtcagcacagagctggatgTCAGTTAAAG TAACTGTGTCAGGAGCTGACGGCTCTTCATCTCCTGTGTGGTTGATTGTTGGACTGGTTTGTGGAGTCTCTCTCATTATTATTCTCCTGCTCTTGTTGTATCGCTGCAGAAGAACCAACA gtGCTGTTAATGAGCAGACGTTCAATCAACATCATCAGCAGCCAGTGTACTCCTCTCTTCTTGCTG gtgatcGTTGTGTCTATGAGATAATCAGAAGATCTGAAAACTCTGACAATG GTCCAGCAGAAGATGTTTACGCCAATGTCGCGTCTGTGATTCAGCTCAAAGTCATTAACAAGACAA
- the LOC116312707 gene encoding obscurin-like isoform X1, whose product MEETLSGIMSGKQTSWLSPGASVTLNCEVEHPSAGWSFYWYKAVPDLSEKSSSYELLPDGSRTAQDSYIIHGQTHTAGYVCRAGRGDPEYHTDHSQPKFVWSADVHSAASLTVSPDRVQHFTSDSVSLTCEGNFTEWRVRKFSEDGRLYSDCRRMTGSTCNINTSKSDTAVYWCESGSGEFSSAVNITVQNDGNGPILVSPVHPVTEGASVSLSCSLRTQKILSNVFFYHNDKLIQNDPRGELKISAVSKSDEGFYKCQYSGRESAQSWMSVKVTVSGADGSSSPVWLIVGLVCGVSLIIILLLLLYRCRRTNSAVNEQTFNQHHQQPVYSSLLAGDRCVYEIIRRSENSDNGPAEDVYANVASVIQLKVINKTTGQRGDAEESSDYNNVNLSGCWVVDQTF is encoded by the exons ATGGAGGAGACACTGAGTGGGATTATGAGTGGGAAACAAACATCATGGCTGAGTCCTGGAGCCTCAGTAACTCTGAACTGTGAGGTTGAACATCCGTCTGCAGGATGGAGCTTCTACTGGTATAAAGCTGTTCCTGATCTATCAGAGAAATCCTCCAGTTATGAGCTGCTACCTGATGGCAGTCGGACTGCACAGGACTCCTACATCATtcatggacagacacacacagcaggatatgtgtgcagagctggaagaggagacccagagtatcacactgatcacagtcagccaaagtttgtctggtctgcag ATGTTCATTCAGCAGCGTCTCTCACAGTGAGTCCTGACAGAGTGCAACACTTCACCTCTGACTCTGTCTCACTGACCTGTGAGGGAAACTTCACTGAGTGGAGAGTGAGGAAGTTCTCTGAGGACGGCCGACTGTACTCTGACTGTAGGAGAATGACTGGATCCACATGTAACATCAACACATCAAAGTCAGATACTGCagtgtactggtgtgagtctggatcaggagagttcagcagtgcagtcaacatcactgtacaGA ATGATGGTAATGGTCCTATCCTGGTGAGTCCTGTTCATCCTGTGACTGAGGGAGCTTCTgttagtctgagctgcagtttgagaacacaaaaaatactttccaatgtgtttttctatcacaaTGACAAACTTATTCAAAATGATCCCCGAGGGGAGCTGAAGATCTCTGCAGTGTCAAAGTCTGATGAAGGTTtctacaagtgtcagtactcaggaagagagtcagcacagagctggatgTCAGTTAAAG TAACTGTGTCAGGAGCTGACGGCTCTTCATCTCCTGTGTGGTTGATTGTTGGACTGGTTTGTGGAGTCTCTCTCATTATTATTCTCCTGCTCTTGTTGTATCGCTGCAGAAGAACCAACA gtGCTGTTAATGAGCAGACGTTCAATCAACATCATCAGCAGCCAGTGTACTCCTCTCTTCTTGCTG gtgatcGTTGTGTCTATGAGATAATCAGAAGATCTGAAAACTCTGACAATG GTCCAGCAGAAGATGTTTACGCCAATGTCGCGTCTGTGATTCAGCTCAAAGTCATTAACAAGACAA CAGGGCAACGTGGTGACGCAGAGGAGAGCTCTGACTACAATAATGTCAATCTGTCAGGGTGCTGGGTCGTTGACCAAACATTCTGA
- the LOC116312707 gene encoding obscurin-like isoform X2 yields the protein MEETLSGIMSGKQTSWLSPGASVTLNCEVEHPSAGWSFYWYKAVPDLSEKSSSYELLPDGSRTAQDSYIIHGQTHTAGYVCRAGRGDPEYHTDHSQPKFVWSADVHSAASLTVSPDRVQHFTSDSVSLTCEGNFTEWRVRKFSEDGRLYSDCRRMTGSTCNINTSKSDTAVYWCESGSGEFSSAVNITVQNDGNGPILVSPVHPVTEGASVSLSCSLRTQKILSNVFFYHNDKLIQNDPRGELKISAVSKSDEGFYKCQYSGRESAQSWMSVKVTVSGADGSSSPVWLIVGLVCGVSLIIILLLLLYRCRRTNSAVNEQTFNQHHQQPVYSSLLAGDRCVYEIIRRSENSDNGPAEDVYANVASVIQLKVINKTRQRGDAEESSDYNNVNLSGCWVVDQTF from the exons ATGGAGGAGACACTGAGTGGGATTATGAGTGGGAAACAAACATCATGGCTGAGTCCTGGAGCCTCAGTAACTCTGAACTGTGAGGTTGAACATCCGTCTGCAGGATGGAGCTTCTACTGGTATAAAGCTGTTCCTGATCTATCAGAGAAATCCTCCAGTTATGAGCTGCTACCTGATGGCAGTCGGACTGCACAGGACTCCTACATCATtcatggacagacacacacagcaggatatgtgtgcagagctggaagaggagacccagagtatcacactgatcacagtcagccaaagtttgtctggtctgcag ATGTTCATTCAGCAGCGTCTCTCACAGTGAGTCCTGACAGAGTGCAACACTTCACCTCTGACTCTGTCTCACTGACCTGTGAGGGAAACTTCACTGAGTGGAGAGTGAGGAAGTTCTCTGAGGACGGCCGACTGTACTCTGACTGTAGGAGAATGACTGGATCCACATGTAACATCAACACATCAAAGTCAGATACTGCagtgtactggtgtgagtctggatcaggagagttcagcagtgcagtcaacatcactgtacaGA ATGATGGTAATGGTCCTATCCTGGTGAGTCCTGTTCATCCTGTGACTGAGGGAGCTTCTgttagtctgagctgcagtttgagaacacaaaaaatactttccaatgtgtttttctatcacaaTGACAAACTTATTCAAAATGATCCCCGAGGGGAGCTGAAGATCTCTGCAGTGTCAAAGTCTGATGAAGGTTtctacaagtgtcagtactcaggaagagagtcagcacagagctggatgTCAGTTAAAG TAACTGTGTCAGGAGCTGACGGCTCTTCATCTCCTGTGTGGTTGATTGTTGGACTGGTTTGTGGAGTCTCTCTCATTATTATTCTCCTGCTCTTGTTGTATCGCTGCAGAAGAACCAACA gtGCTGTTAATGAGCAGACGTTCAATCAACATCATCAGCAGCCAGTGTACTCCTCTCTTCTTGCTG gtgatcGTTGTGTCTATGAGATAATCAGAAGATCTGAAAACTCTGACAATG GTCCAGCAGAAGATGTTTACGCCAATGTCGCGTCTGTGATTCAGCTCAAAGTCATTAACAAGACAA GGCAACGTGGTGACGCAGAGGAGAGCTCTGACTACAATAATGTCAATCTGTCAGGGTGCTGGGTCGTTGACCAAACATTCTGA